The Epilithonimonas zeae genome contains a region encoding:
- a CDS encoding T9SS type A sorting domain-containing protein, with protein MKKILLLLTVSVAVSNLYAQVDITASSGTATGTYTTLKGAFDAINTGTHQGAITISITGNTTETATAILNASSGTSSYTSVLIQPATGVNATITSASTVATIKFNGADNVTINGSNNGSSSRNLTISNTFVATTGTTPVVLWVSSTATDGSENITLRNTNFAGSSGTGTIGGVIVSGTTLGAAEVPNNNFSAINNTFIRAQNGIFLVGNATNTDTGWIVRNNEIGSTVTADKMLFRGIAVQNAKNFEVSGNVIKGVALPATSTNTTQGILVGAAVTNGSIFNNRISDIKQPNTAGYGAVGLYINSGSATSNLLIYNNVINDIAGTGYSAGGGLADNGNGIVIGNGAGFKIYYNTVVMDTNQTNAGRPSAFNVLSTVTAAGAIDLRNNIFVNKQTQTGEKYTIYSGAANTVFSNIDYNDYYSSGANLGYIGSARATLANLQTGFGGNVNSINVLPAFVSATDLTPATTGNATLDNKGTPVADVTLDMNGNTRSATTPDLGGYEFTDTTLAVQDVNKSKINYYPNPVVDQLQISNDKKINTVEIYNASGSAIRNVIINSEKGFIDMRQLPVGVYILKINSDKQSETIKVIKN; from the coding sequence ATGAAAAAAATTCTACTATTATTAACTGTAAGCGTTGCAGTTTCAAATTTGTATGCACAAGTTGACATTACCGCATCATCTGGTACAGCAACCGGAACCTACACGACATTGAAAGGAGCTTTTGACGCCATTAATACAGGAACACACCAAGGTGCTATCACCATTAGCATAACCGGAAATACAACCGAAACTGCTACAGCAATTCTAAATGCGAGCTCAGGCACTTCCAGTTACACATCGGTTCTTATCCAACCTGCAACAGGAGTTAACGCAACAATTACCAGCGCAAGTACTGTTGCAACTATCAAATTCAATGGTGCCGATAACGTAACAATTAACGGAAGCAATAATGGAAGCTCTTCAAGAAATTTGACTATTAGTAACACTTTTGTAGCAACAACAGGCACTACACCTGTCGTGCTTTGGGTTTCCAGCACTGCGACGGATGGGTCAGAAAACATAACGCTTAGAAATACAAATTTTGCTGGATCCTCAGGAACAGGAACTATTGGTGGCGTTATTGTTTCAGGAACGACTCTAGGAGCTGCCGAAGTACCCAACAATAACTTCTCAGCCATCAACAACACTTTTATAAGAGCTCAAAATGGTATCTTTTTGGTTGGAAATGCAACAAATACCGACACTGGGTGGATCGTAAGAAACAACGAAATAGGATCTACGGTTACTGCAGACAAAATGCTATTTAGAGGTATCGCAGTACAAAACGCCAAAAACTTTGAGGTAAGCGGAAACGTAATAAAAGGAGTAGCTCTTCCTGCAACTTCCACAAATACAACACAAGGTATTCTAGTTGGCGCCGCAGTAACTAACGGAAGTATTTTCAACAACAGAATTTCGGATATCAAACAACCCAACACTGCCGGATACGGCGCTGTAGGTCTTTATATCAATTCAGGCTCAGCTACATCTAATTTATTAATTTACAACAATGTTATTAATGATATTGCAGGCACCGGATATTCAGCAGGCGGCGGATTAGCTGATAACGGCAACGGTATAGTAATTGGCAACGGCGCCGGTTTCAAGATTTACTACAATACGGTAGTTATGGACACCAACCAAACGAACGCAGGAAGACCTTCCGCATTTAACGTATTAAGCACAGTTACTGCAGCTGGAGCAATAGATCTTCGAAATAATATTTTTGTAAATAAACAAACACAGACAGGAGAAAAGTACACGATCTATTCCGGTGCGGCTAATACCGTTTTTTCAAATATCGACTATAATGACTACTACTCTTCAGGAGCTAATCTTGGATATATCGGTTCTGCTAGAGCCACTTTAGCTAATTTACAAACAGGCTTTGGAGGCAATGTGAATTCAATCAATGTATTACCAGCATTTGTGTCTGCAACAGATTTAACCCCAGCAACAACAGGAAATGCTACCTTAGATAACAAAGGAACACCTGTAGCAGACGTCACTCTAGATATGAACGGCAATACAAGAAGCGCTACAACACCAGATTTAGGCGGATACGAATTTACCGACACTACTTTAGCTGTTCAGGATGTTAATAAATCTAAAATTAATTACTATCCTAACCCAGTCGTTGACCAATTACAAATTAGCAATGACAAAAAGATTAATACTGTAGAAATTTACAATGCTTCTGGATCAGCAATTAGAAATGTTATTATCAATTCTGAAAAAGGATTTATTGATATGAGACAATTACCTGTTGGAGTTTATATTTTGAAAATTAATTCCGATAAGCAATCAGAAACAATTAAAGTTATTAAAAACTAA